A genomic stretch from Lepisosteus oculatus isolate fLepOcu1 chromosome 7, fLepOcu1.hap2, whole genome shotgun sequence includes:
- the cald1a gene encoding caldesmon 1a isoform X5, producing MDDFERRRELRRQKREEMRLEAERLANQRNDDDEEEAARERRRRARQERFRNKDDEESASLMTDKLELNNRNSMPDEETKGTPVAGSAATDEEQALLDRLAKREERRQRRLQEALERQKELDPTISILEHSQNNQEEKTEVCSLYQENEEKERASEQVEERKSPESNAWAQDKEEEKEEEENQESEEPVQVEAEPEEPQEEVVEEKPRRSYLKEQESTEDKPKKSYMREEEETEEKPERSFMKEEEVIEEKPKRSYTREEEVIEEKPKRSFTREREVTEEKTKKSFVKEEIAIEDKPRRPYMREEVNEKKVTQKVEVTHRHKEDVPEPKQQNGENIREETPAKHKKPERTLSRGSVRQSQDTEEQDAASRLEAERKLELLKRRRDETESEEFEKLKQKQHEAEAELEELKKKREERKKILEEEEQRKKQEVAEKKAREEEEKRRMKEEIERRRAEAAEKRQKISDEVPEGEGKKPFKCVSPRGSSLKIGERAEFLNKSAQKSSSVKASHTPIVSKIDNKLEQYTTAIQSNKEPKSPKSPSADLPVVGDGVRNIKSMWEKGNVFSSPGNPQAPNKEAAGLKFGVASRINDWLNKTPESGKTPGAKPSDLKPGDVTNKRSLWENKASSPDKTTPSAKMTTGGKSKSVTNAGMGH from the exons actcgcCAATCAGAggaatgatgatgatgaggaaGAGGCAGCCCGGGAACGCCGACGAAGGGCCCGTCAGGAGCGCTTTCGCAACAAGGACGATGAGGAATCAGCCAGTCTGATGACAGACAAGTTGGAGCTCAATAACCGCAACAG CATGCCGGATGAAGAGACAAAGGGTACCCCTGTGGCCGGATCTGCGGCCACAGATGAGGAGCAGGCTCTTTTGGATCGTCTGGCCAAGCGTGAGGAGCGCCGTCAGAGGAGGCTGCAGGAAGCCTTGGAGCGGCAGAAGGAGCTGGACCCTACCATCTCCATCCTCGAGCACAGCCAGAACAACCAAGAGGAGAAGACTGAGGTGTGCAGCCTGTACCAGGAGAATGAGGAGAAGGAGCGAGCCAGTGAACAGGTGGAAGAGAGGAAATCTCCCGAGTCCAATGCCTGGGCTCAAGACAAAGAGGAAGAGAAGGAGGAAGAAGAAAACCAGGAATCTGAGGAACCAGTACAGGTGGAGGCTGAGCCTGAGGAGCCCCAAGAGGAGGTGGTGGAGGAGAAACCAAGGAGATCTTATCTGAAGGAGCAG gaaTCCACAGAGGACAAACCTAAGAAATCATATATGAGAGAAGAG gAGGAGACAGAGGAAAAACCTGAAAGGTCCTTTATGAAAGAAGAG gAGGTGATAGAGGAAAAACCTAAAAGATCTTATACAAGGGAAGAGG AGGTAATAGAGGAAAAACCTAAGAGATCCTTTACAAGAGAACgg GAAGTGACAGAGGAGAAGACTAAAAAGTCCTTTGTGAAAGAGGAG ATTGCCATAGAAGACAAACCAAGAAGGCCATACATGCGAGAAGAG GTGAATGAAAAGAAGGTAACCCAGAAGGTGGAAGTCACCCATCGCCATAAGGAAGATGTTCCAGAGCCAAAGCaacaaaatggagaaaatatCCGTGAAGAAACCCCTGCCAAACATAAGAAACCAGAGAGAACTCTGAG CCGTGGCAGTGTGCGGCAGAGCCAGGACACCGAGGAGCAGGATGCGGCCTCTCGCTTGGAGGCTGAGCGCAAGTTGGAGTTGCTGAAGCGCCGGCGTGACGAAACTGAGAGCGAGGAATTTGAGAAGCTGAAGCAGAAGCAGCATGAGGCCGAGGCAGagctggaggagctgaagaAGAAGAGGGAAGAGAGGAAGAAAattctggaggaggaggagcagcgGAAGAAGCAGGAGGTAGCCGAAAAGAAAGCCAGAGAAGAG gaggagaagaggaggaTGAAAGAAGAAATTGAAAGGAGACGAGCAGAGGCTGCAGAAAAGCGGCAGAAAATTTCAGATGAGGTTCCTGAAGGGGAAGGAAAGAAGCCATTTAAATGTGTCAGCCCACGGGGCTCTTCACTGAAG ATCGGGGAAAGGGCAGAATTTTTGAACAAGTCAGCCCAGAAAAG cagcagtgttaagGCTTCACACACACCCATTGTCTCCAAGATTGACAACAAGCTGGAGCAGTACACGACTGCTATTCAG AGCAACAAGGAGCCAAAGTCCCCAAAATCTCCTTCTGCTGACCTGCCTGTGGTCGGTGATGGGGTTCGCAACATCAAGAGCATGTGGGAGAAAGGGAATGTGTTTAGCTCTCCTGGAAACCCACAGGCTCCGAACAAG GAGGCTGCTGGACTGAAGTTTGGAGTGGCCAGTCGTATCAATGACTGGCTCAACAAAACTCCAGAAAGTGGCAAAACTCCAGGAGCAAAACCTTCT GATCTGAAGCCTGGGGATGTAACAAACAAGCGAAGCTTGTGGGAAAACAAGGCTTCCTCCCCAGACAAAACAACCCCCTCTGCTAAG ATGACAACAGGAGGCAAGAGTAAATCAGTTACCAATG CAGGAATGGGACACTAA
- the cald1a gene encoding caldesmon 1a isoform X3, which yields MDDFERRRELRRQKREEMRLEAERLANQRNDDDEEEAARERRRRARQERFRNKDDEESASLMTDKLELNNRNSMPDEETKGTPVAGSAATDEEQALLDRLAKREERRQRRLQEALERQKELDPTISILEHSQNNQEEKTEVCSLYQENEEKERASEQVEERKSPESNAWAQDKEEEKEEEENQESEEPVQVEAEPEEPQEEVVEEKPRRSYLKEQESTEDKPKKSYMREEEETEEKPERSFMKEEEVIEEKPKRSYTREEEVIEEKPKRSYTREEEVIEKPTRSHTREEVIEEKPKRSFTREREVTEEKTKKSFVKEEIAIEDKPRRPYMREEVNEKKVTQKVEVTHRHKEDVPEPKQQNGENIREETPAKHKKPERTLSRGSVRQSQDTEEQDAASRLEAERKLELLKRRRDETESEEFEKLKQKQHEAEAELEELKKKREERKKILEEEEQRKKQEVAEKKAREEEEKRRMKEEIERRRAEAAEKRQKISDEVPEGEGKKPFKCVSPRGSSLKIGERAEFLNKSAQKSSVKASHTPIVSKIDNKLEQYTTAIQSNKEPKSPKSPSADLPVVGDGVRNIKSMWEKGNVFSSPGNPQAPNKEAAGLKFGVASRINDWLNKTPESGKTPGAKPSDLKPGDVTNKRSLWENKASSPDKTTPSAKMTTGGKSKSVTNAGMGH from the exons actcgcCAATCAGAggaatgatgatgatgaggaaGAGGCAGCCCGGGAACGCCGACGAAGGGCCCGTCAGGAGCGCTTTCGCAACAAGGACGATGAGGAATCAGCCAGTCTGATGACAGACAAGTTGGAGCTCAATAACCGCAACAG CATGCCGGATGAAGAGACAAAGGGTACCCCTGTGGCCGGATCTGCGGCCACAGATGAGGAGCAGGCTCTTTTGGATCGTCTGGCCAAGCGTGAGGAGCGCCGTCAGAGGAGGCTGCAGGAAGCCTTGGAGCGGCAGAAGGAGCTGGACCCTACCATCTCCATCCTCGAGCACAGCCAGAACAACCAAGAGGAGAAGACTGAGGTGTGCAGCCTGTACCAGGAGAATGAGGAGAAGGAGCGAGCCAGTGAACAGGTGGAAGAGAGGAAATCTCCCGAGTCCAATGCCTGGGCTCAAGACAAAGAGGAAGAGAAGGAGGAAGAAGAAAACCAGGAATCTGAGGAACCAGTACAGGTGGAGGCTGAGCCTGAGGAGCCCCAAGAGGAGGTGGTGGAGGAGAAACCAAGGAGATCTTATCTGAAGGAGCAG gaaTCCACAGAGGACAAACCTAAGAAATCATATATGAGAGAAGAG gAGGAGACAGAGGAAAAACCTGAAAGGTCCTTTATGAAAGAAGAG gAGGTGATAGAGGAAAAACCTAAAAGATCTTATACAAGGGAAGAG GAGGTAATAGAGGAAAAACCTAAAAGATCTTATACAAGGGAAGAG GAGGTAATAGAGAAACCTACGAGATCCCATACAAGGGAAGAG GTAATAGAGGAAAAACCTAAGAGATCCTTTACAAGAGAACgg GAAGTGACAGAGGAGAAGACTAAAAAGTCCTTTGTGAAAGAGGAG ATTGCCATAGAAGACAAACCAAGAAGGCCATACATGCGAGAAGAG GTGAATGAAAAGAAGGTAACCCAGAAGGTGGAAGTCACCCATCGCCATAAGGAAGATGTTCCAGAGCCAAAGCaacaaaatggagaaaatatCCGTGAAGAAACCCCTGCCAAACATAAGAAACCAGAGAGAACTCTGAG CCGTGGCAGTGTGCGGCAGAGCCAGGACACCGAGGAGCAGGATGCGGCCTCTCGCTTGGAGGCTGAGCGCAAGTTGGAGTTGCTGAAGCGCCGGCGTGACGAAACTGAGAGCGAGGAATTTGAGAAGCTGAAGCAGAAGCAGCATGAGGCCGAGGCAGagctggaggagctgaagaAGAAGAGGGAAGAGAGGAAGAAAattctggaggaggaggagcagcgGAAGAAGCAGGAGGTAGCCGAAAAGAAAGCCAGAGAAGAG gaggagaagaggaggaTGAAAGAAGAAATTGAAAGGAGACGAGCAGAGGCTGCAGAAAAGCGGCAGAAAATTTCAGATGAGGTTCCTGAAGGGGAAGGAAAGAAGCCATTTAAATGTGTCAGCCCACGGGGCTCTTCACTGAAG ATCGGGGAAAGGGCAGAATTTTTGAACAAGTCAGCCCAGAAAAG cagtgttaagGCTTCACACACACCCATTGTCTCCAAGATTGACAACAAGCTGGAGCAGTACACGACTGCTATTCAG AGCAACAAGGAGCCAAAGTCCCCAAAATCTCCTTCTGCTGACCTGCCTGTGGTCGGTGATGGGGTTCGCAACATCAAGAGCATGTGGGAGAAAGGGAATGTGTTTAGCTCTCCTGGAAACCCACAGGCTCCGAACAAG GAGGCTGCTGGACTGAAGTTTGGAGTGGCCAGTCGTATCAATGACTGGCTCAACAAAACTCCAGAAAGTGGCAAAACTCCAGGAGCAAAACCTTCT GATCTGAAGCCTGGGGATGTAACAAACAAGCGAAGCTTGTGGGAAAACAAGGCTTCCTCCCCAGACAAAACAACCCCCTCTGCTAAG ATGACAACAGGAGGCAAGAGTAAATCAGTTACCAATG CAGGAATGGGACACTAA
- the cald1a gene encoding caldesmon 1a isoform X4, with translation MDDFERRRELRRQKREEMRLEAERLANQRNDDDEEEAARERRRRARQERFRNKDDEESASLMTDKLELNNRNSMPDEETKGTPVAGSAATDEEQALLDRLAKREERRQRRLQEALERQKELDPTISILEHSQNNQEEKTEVCSLYQENEEKERASEQVEERKSPESNAWAQDKEEEKEEEENQESEEPVQVEAEPEEPQEEVVEEKPRRSYLKEQESTEDKPKKSYMREEEETEEKPERSFMKEEEVIEEKPKRSYTREEEVIEKPTRSHTREEVIEEKPKRSFTREREVTEEKTKKSFVKEEIAIEDKPRRPYMREEVNEKKVTQKVEVTHRHKEDVPEPKQQNGENIREETPAKHKKPERTLSRGSVRQSQDTEEQDAASRLEAERKLELLKRRRDETESEEFEKLKQKQHEAEAELEELKKKREERKKILEEEEQRKKQEVAEKKAREEEEKRRMKEEIERRRAEAAEKRQKISDEVPEGEGKKPFKCVSPRGSSLKIGERAEFLNKSAQKSSSVKASHTPIVSKIDNKLEQYTTAIQSNKEPKSPKSPSADLPVVGDGVRNIKSMWEKGNVFSSPGNPQAPNKEAAGLKFGVASRINDWLNKTPESGKTPGAKPSDLKPGDVTNKRSLWENKASSPDKTTPSAKMTTGGKSKSVTNAGMGH, from the exons actcgcCAATCAGAggaatgatgatgatgaggaaGAGGCAGCCCGGGAACGCCGACGAAGGGCCCGTCAGGAGCGCTTTCGCAACAAGGACGATGAGGAATCAGCCAGTCTGATGACAGACAAGTTGGAGCTCAATAACCGCAACAG CATGCCGGATGAAGAGACAAAGGGTACCCCTGTGGCCGGATCTGCGGCCACAGATGAGGAGCAGGCTCTTTTGGATCGTCTGGCCAAGCGTGAGGAGCGCCGTCAGAGGAGGCTGCAGGAAGCCTTGGAGCGGCAGAAGGAGCTGGACCCTACCATCTCCATCCTCGAGCACAGCCAGAACAACCAAGAGGAGAAGACTGAGGTGTGCAGCCTGTACCAGGAGAATGAGGAGAAGGAGCGAGCCAGTGAACAGGTGGAAGAGAGGAAATCTCCCGAGTCCAATGCCTGGGCTCAAGACAAAGAGGAAGAGAAGGAGGAAGAAGAAAACCAGGAATCTGAGGAACCAGTACAGGTGGAGGCTGAGCCTGAGGAGCCCCAAGAGGAGGTGGTGGAGGAGAAACCAAGGAGATCTTATCTGAAGGAGCAG gaaTCCACAGAGGACAAACCTAAGAAATCATATATGAGAGAAGAG gAGGAGACAGAGGAAAAACCTGAAAGGTCCTTTATGAAAGAAGAG gAGGTGATAGAGGAAAAACCTAAAAGATCTTATACAAGGGAAGAG GAGGTAATAGAGAAACCTACGAGATCCCATACAAGGGAAGAG GTAATAGAGGAAAAACCTAAGAGATCCTTTACAAGAGAACgg GAAGTGACAGAGGAGAAGACTAAAAAGTCCTTTGTGAAAGAGGAG ATTGCCATAGAAGACAAACCAAGAAGGCCATACATGCGAGAAGAG GTGAATGAAAAGAAGGTAACCCAGAAGGTGGAAGTCACCCATCGCCATAAGGAAGATGTTCCAGAGCCAAAGCaacaaaatggagaaaatatCCGTGAAGAAACCCCTGCCAAACATAAGAAACCAGAGAGAACTCTGAG CCGTGGCAGTGTGCGGCAGAGCCAGGACACCGAGGAGCAGGATGCGGCCTCTCGCTTGGAGGCTGAGCGCAAGTTGGAGTTGCTGAAGCGCCGGCGTGACGAAACTGAGAGCGAGGAATTTGAGAAGCTGAAGCAGAAGCAGCATGAGGCCGAGGCAGagctggaggagctgaagaAGAAGAGGGAAGAGAGGAAGAAAattctggaggaggaggagcagcgGAAGAAGCAGGAGGTAGCCGAAAAGAAAGCCAGAGAAGAG gaggagaagaggaggaTGAAAGAAGAAATTGAAAGGAGACGAGCAGAGGCTGCAGAAAAGCGGCAGAAAATTTCAGATGAGGTTCCTGAAGGGGAAGGAAAGAAGCCATTTAAATGTGTCAGCCCACGGGGCTCTTCACTGAAG ATCGGGGAAAGGGCAGAATTTTTGAACAAGTCAGCCCAGAAAAG cagcagtgttaagGCTTCACACACACCCATTGTCTCCAAGATTGACAACAAGCTGGAGCAGTACACGACTGCTATTCAG AGCAACAAGGAGCCAAAGTCCCCAAAATCTCCTTCTGCTGACCTGCCTGTGGTCGGTGATGGGGTTCGCAACATCAAGAGCATGTGGGAGAAAGGGAATGTGTTTAGCTCTCCTGGAAACCCACAGGCTCCGAACAAG GAGGCTGCTGGACTGAAGTTTGGAGTGGCCAGTCGTATCAATGACTGGCTCAACAAAACTCCAGAAAGTGGCAAAACTCCAGGAGCAAAACCTTCT GATCTGAAGCCTGGGGATGTAACAAACAAGCGAAGCTTGTGGGAAAACAAGGCTTCCTCCCCAGACAAAACAACCCCCTCTGCTAAG ATGACAACAGGAGGCAAGAGTAAATCAGTTACCAATG CAGGAATGGGACACTAA
- the cald1a gene encoding caldesmon 1a isoform X2: protein MDDFERRRELRRQKREEMRLEAERLANQRNDDDEEEAARERRRRARQERFRNKDDEESASLMTDKLELNNRNSMPDEETKGTPVAGSAATDEEQALLDRLAKREERRQRRLQEALERQKELDPTISILEHSQNNQEEKTEVCSLYQENEEKERASEQVEERKSPESNAWAQDKEEEKEEEENQESEEPVQVEAEPEEPQEEVVEEKPRRSYLKEQESTEDKPKKSYMREEEETEEKPERSFMKEEEVIEEKPKRSYTREEEVIEEKPKRSYTREEEVIEKPTRSHTREEVIEEKPKRSFTREREVTEEKTKKSFVKEEIAIEDKPRRPYMREEVNEKKVTQKVEVTHRHKEDVPEPKQQNGENIREETPAKHKKPERTLSRGSVRQSQDTEEQDAASRLEAERKLELLKRRRDETESEEFEKLKQKQHEAEAELEELKKKREERKKILEEEEQRKKQEVAEKKAREEEEKRRMKEEIERRRAEAAEKRQKISDEVPEGEGKKPFKCVSPRGSSLKIGERAEFLNKSAQKSSSVKASHTPIVSKIDNKLEQYTTAIQSNKEPKSPKSPSADLPVVGDGVRNIKSMWEKGNVFSSPGNPQAPNKEAAGLKFGVASRINDWLNKTPESGKTPGAKPSDLKPGDVTNKRSLWENKASSPDKTTPSAKMTTGGKSKSVTNGMGH, encoded by the exons actcgcCAATCAGAggaatgatgatgatgaggaaGAGGCAGCCCGGGAACGCCGACGAAGGGCCCGTCAGGAGCGCTTTCGCAACAAGGACGATGAGGAATCAGCCAGTCTGATGACAGACAAGTTGGAGCTCAATAACCGCAACAG CATGCCGGATGAAGAGACAAAGGGTACCCCTGTGGCCGGATCTGCGGCCACAGATGAGGAGCAGGCTCTTTTGGATCGTCTGGCCAAGCGTGAGGAGCGCCGTCAGAGGAGGCTGCAGGAAGCCTTGGAGCGGCAGAAGGAGCTGGACCCTACCATCTCCATCCTCGAGCACAGCCAGAACAACCAAGAGGAGAAGACTGAGGTGTGCAGCCTGTACCAGGAGAATGAGGAGAAGGAGCGAGCCAGTGAACAGGTGGAAGAGAGGAAATCTCCCGAGTCCAATGCCTGGGCTCAAGACAAAGAGGAAGAGAAGGAGGAAGAAGAAAACCAGGAATCTGAGGAACCAGTACAGGTGGAGGCTGAGCCTGAGGAGCCCCAAGAGGAGGTGGTGGAGGAGAAACCAAGGAGATCTTATCTGAAGGAGCAG gaaTCCACAGAGGACAAACCTAAGAAATCATATATGAGAGAAGAG gAGGAGACAGAGGAAAAACCTGAAAGGTCCTTTATGAAAGAAGAG gAGGTGATAGAGGAAAAACCTAAAAGATCTTATACAAGGGAAGAG GAGGTAATAGAGGAAAAACCTAAAAGATCTTATACAAGGGAAGAG GAGGTAATAGAGAAACCTACGAGATCCCATACAAGGGAAGAG GTAATAGAGGAAAAACCTAAGAGATCCTTTACAAGAGAACgg GAAGTGACAGAGGAGAAGACTAAAAAGTCCTTTGTGAAAGAGGAG ATTGCCATAGAAGACAAACCAAGAAGGCCATACATGCGAGAAGAG GTGAATGAAAAGAAGGTAACCCAGAAGGTGGAAGTCACCCATCGCCATAAGGAAGATGTTCCAGAGCCAAAGCaacaaaatggagaaaatatCCGTGAAGAAACCCCTGCCAAACATAAGAAACCAGAGAGAACTCTGAG CCGTGGCAGTGTGCGGCAGAGCCAGGACACCGAGGAGCAGGATGCGGCCTCTCGCTTGGAGGCTGAGCGCAAGTTGGAGTTGCTGAAGCGCCGGCGTGACGAAACTGAGAGCGAGGAATTTGAGAAGCTGAAGCAGAAGCAGCATGAGGCCGAGGCAGagctggaggagctgaagaAGAAGAGGGAAGAGAGGAAGAAAattctggaggaggaggagcagcgGAAGAAGCAGGAGGTAGCCGAAAAGAAAGCCAGAGAAGAG gaggagaagaggaggaTGAAAGAAGAAATTGAAAGGAGACGAGCAGAGGCTGCAGAAAAGCGGCAGAAAATTTCAGATGAGGTTCCTGAAGGGGAAGGAAAGAAGCCATTTAAATGTGTCAGCCCACGGGGCTCTTCACTGAAG ATCGGGGAAAGGGCAGAATTTTTGAACAAGTCAGCCCAGAAAAG cagcagtgttaagGCTTCACACACACCCATTGTCTCCAAGATTGACAACAAGCTGGAGCAGTACACGACTGCTATTCAG AGCAACAAGGAGCCAAAGTCCCCAAAATCTCCTTCTGCTGACCTGCCTGTGGTCGGTGATGGGGTTCGCAACATCAAGAGCATGTGGGAGAAAGGGAATGTGTTTAGCTCTCCTGGAAACCCACAGGCTCCGAACAAG GAGGCTGCTGGACTGAAGTTTGGAGTGGCCAGTCGTATCAATGACTGGCTCAACAAAACTCCAGAAAGTGGCAAAACTCCAGGAGCAAAACCTTCT GATCTGAAGCCTGGGGATGTAACAAACAAGCGAAGCTTGTGGGAAAACAAGGCTTCCTCCCCAGACAAAACAACCCCCTCTGCTAAG ATGACAACAGGAGGCAAGAGTAAATCAGTTACCAATG GAATGGGACACTAA
- the cald1a gene encoding caldesmon 1a isoform X1: MDDFERRRELRRQKREEMRLEAERLANQRNDDDEEEAARERRRRARQERFRNKDDEESASLMTDKLELNNRNSMPDEETKGTPVAGSAATDEEQALLDRLAKREERRQRRLQEALERQKELDPTISILEHSQNNQEEKTEVCSLYQENEEKERASEQVEERKSPESNAWAQDKEEEKEEEENQESEEPVQVEAEPEEPQEEVVEEKPRRSYLKEQESTEDKPKKSYMREEEETEEKPERSFMKEEEVIEEKPKRSYTREEEVIEEKPKRSYTREEEVIEKPTRSHTREEVIEEKPKRSFTREREVTEEKTKKSFVKEEIAIEDKPRRPYMREEVNEKKVTQKVEVTHRHKEDVPEPKQQNGENIREETPAKHKKPERTLSRGSVRQSQDTEEQDAASRLEAERKLELLKRRRDETESEEFEKLKQKQHEAEAELEELKKKREERKKILEEEEQRKKQEVAEKKAREEEEKRRMKEEIERRRAEAAEKRQKISDEVPEGEGKKPFKCVSPRGSSLKIGERAEFLNKSAQKSSSVKASHTPIVSKIDNKLEQYTTAIQSNKEPKSPKSPSADLPVVGDGVRNIKSMWEKGNVFSSPGNPQAPNKEAAGLKFGVASRINDWLNKTPESGKTPGAKPSDLKPGDVTNKRSLWENKASSPDKTTPSAKMTTGGKSKSVTNAGMGH; the protein is encoded by the exons actcgcCAATCAGAggaatgatgatgatgaggaaGAGGCAGCCCGGGAACGCCGACGAAGGGCCCGTCAGGAGCGCTTTCGCAACAAGGACGATGAGGAATCAGCCAGTCTGATGACAGACAAGTTGGAGCTCAATAACCGCAACAG CATGCCGGATGAAGAGACAAAGGGTACCCCTGTGGCCGGATCTGCGGCCACAGATGAGGAGCAGGCTCTTTTGGATCGTCTGGCCAAGCGTGAGGAGCGCCGTCAGAGGAGGCTGCAGGAAGCCTTGGAGCGGCAGAAGGAGCTGGACCCTACCATCTCCATCCTCGAGCACAGCCAGAACAACCAAGAGGAGAAGACTGAGGTGTGCAGCCTGTACCAGGAGAATGAGGAGAAGGAGCGAGCCAGTGAACAGGTGGAAGAGAGGAAATCTCCCGAGTCCAATGCCTGGGCTCAAGACAAAGAGGAAGAGAAGGAGGAAGAAGAAAACCAGGAATCTGAGGAACCAGTACAGGTGGAGGCTGAGCCTGAGGAGCCCCAAGAGGAGGTGGTGGAGGAGAAACCAAGGAGATCTTATCTGAAGGAGCAG gaaTCCACAGAGGACAAACCTAAGAAATCATATATGAGAGAAGAG gAGGAGACAGAGGAAAAACCTGAAAGGTCCTTTATGAAAGAAGAG gAGGTGATAGAGGAAAAACCTAAAAGATCTTATACAAGGGAAGAG GAGGTAATAGAGGAAAAACCTAAAAGATCTTATACAAGGGAAGAG GAGGTAATAGAGAAACCTACGAGATCCCATACAAGGGAAGAG GTAATAGAGGAAAAACCTAAGAGATCCTTTACAAGAGAACgg GAAGTGACAGAGGAGAAGACTAAAAAGTCCTTTGTGAAAGAGGAG ATTGCCATAGAAGACAAACCAAGAAGGCCATACATGCGAGAAGAG GTGAATGAAAAGAAGGTAACCCAGAAGGTGGAAGTCACCCATCGCCATAAGGAAGATGTTCCAGAGCCAAAGCaacaaaatggagaaaatatCCGTGAAGAAACCCCTGCCAAACATAAGAAACCAGAGAGAACTCTGAG CCGTGGCAGTGTGCGGCAGAGCCAGGACACCGAGGAGCAGGATGCGGCCTCTCGCTTGGAGGCTGAGCGCAAGTTGGAGTTGCTGAAGCGCCGGCGTGACGAAACTGAGAGCGAGGAATTTGAGAAGCTGAAGCAGAAGCAGCATGAGGCCGAGGCAGagctggaggagctgaagaAGAAGAGGGAAGAGAGGAAGAAAattctggaggaggaggagcagcgGAAGAAGCAGGAGGTAGCCGAAAAGAAAGCCAGAGAAGAG gaggagaagaggaggaTGAAAGAAGAAATTGAAAGGAGACGAGCAGAGGCTGCAGAAAAGCGGCAGAAAATTTCAGATGAGGTTCCTGAAGGGGAAGGAAAGAAGCCATTTAAATGTGTCAGCCCACGGGGCTCTTCACTGAAG ATCGGGGAAAGGGCAGAATTTTTGAACAAGTCAGCCCAGAAAAG cagcagtgttaagGCTTCACACACACCCATTGTCTCCAAGATTGACAACAAGCTGGAGCAGTACACGACTGCTATTCAG AGCAACAAGGAGCCAAAGTCCCCAAAATCTCCTTCTGCTGACCTGCCTGTGGTCGGTGATGGGGTTCGCAACATCAAGAGCATGTGGGAGAAAGGGAATGTGTTTAGCTCTCCTGGAAACCCACAGGCTCCGAACAAG GAGGCTGCTGGACTGAAGTTTGGAGTGGCCAGTCGTATCAATGACTGGCTCAACAAAACTCCAGAAAGTGGCAAAACTCCAGGAGCAAAACCTTCT GATCTGAAGCCTGGGGATGTAACAAACAAGCGAAGCTTGTGGGAAAACAAGGCTTCCTCCCCAGACAAAACAACCCCCTCTGCTAAG ATGACAACAGGAGGCAAGAGTAAATCAGTTACCAATG CAGGAATGGGACACTAA